From the genome of Streptomyces sp. NBC_01116, one region includes:
- a CDS encoding dTDP-4-dehydrorhamnose 3,5-epimerase family protein, with protein sequence MHIAETAVLGAYSVTPEKLPDERGNFFESFRSSRMERTIGHPFVPQQINYSVSRRNTLRGIHSVTIPPGQAKFVSCVRGALRDIIVDLRVGSPSFGAYEVTELDAASGRAMYIPEGVGHGFLATADDTCICYVLSSEHVPGTQIDIDPLDADLALPWGYEEPPLISAKDAAAPGLRAAESAGLLATWQEAVRRSPSPAARNTLS encoded by the coding sequence ATGCATATCGCCGAAACCGCGGTGCTCGGAGCGTATTCCGTAACTCCGGAGAAACTACCCGACGAGCGGGGCAATTTCTTCGAGAGTTTCCGGTCCAGCCGGATGGAAAGGACGATCGGCCACCCCTTTGTGCCCCAGCAGATCAACTACTCGGTGTCGCGCCGCAACACCCTGCGAGGAATCCATTCGGTGACCATTCCACCGGGACAGGCCAAGTTCGTGAGCTGTGTCCGCGGTGCGCTGCGGGACATCATCGTGGACCTGCGGGTCGGATCACCGTCGTTCGGCGCCTACGAGGTCACCGAGCTCGACGCCGCTTCGGGCCGCGCCATGTACATCCCGGAAGGTGTCGGGCACGGCTTTCTGGCCACCGCCGACGACACCTGCATCTGCTATGTCCTGTCCAGCGAGCACGTTCCCGGCACGCAGATCGACATCGATCCGCTCGACGCCGACCTGGCCCTCCCCTGGGGCTACGAGGAACCTCCCCTGATATCCGCCAAGGACGCGGCGGCGCCGGGTCTCCGCGCGGCCGAGTCCGCAGGACTGCTCGCCACCTGGCAGGAAGCGGTCCGACGTTCCCCTTCCCCTGCTGCGAGGAACACACTGTCATGA
- a CDS encoding MFS transporter: MTSRTQAPESELEPTQNAARWLAFCVLVLAVLLIAVDGTVLALATPFISESLKPSGPQLLWMGDIYSFVLAGLLVSMGSLGDRIGRKKLLLCGAVAFGLASALTAYAPSAEMLIAGRALLGIAGATLMPSTLALIRNLFTDARERSLAIGIWAAAISAGAAFGPILGGFLLEHFWWGSVFLINLPVMAVLVPVGIKLLPESKDPNPGPWDLFSVVLSMVGMIGTVYAIKEAAAHGLRADVVVAALLGVVGLVLFARRQLALEAPLINVRLFRNRGFSGVIGANLLSVLGLSGLIYFLSQFFQLVQGRSPLEAGLAGLPAMLASMLSGVAAGWFARRTSARAVVSGGLALIGVALAVLTTLDRDTGYPLLGTSLFVLGVGLGLAFAVANDVVLSSVPKEQAGAASAVSETAYELGMALGIATLGSIVTSVYQDFRVPPGTPDAVAAGARDSLGAAAEAAAPLPPEQAQALLTAAQDAFVDGLRSASALGAALLFAAAAVSWFLLKGTSVNQGSEH; this comes from the coding sequence ATGACCTCCAGAACCCAAGCCCCCGAGTCGGAGCTGGAACCGACGCAGAACGCCGCGCGATGGCTGGCCTTCTGCGTACTCGTCCTGGCCGTGCTTCTCATCGCCGTCGACGGCACGGTCCTGGCGCTCGCCACGCCCTTCATCAGCGAGTCGCTCAAGCCGTCCGGGCCGCAGCTCCTGTGGATGGGCGACATCTACTCCTTCGTGCTCGCCGGACTGCTCGTGTCCATGGGCAGCCTCGGCGACCGGATCGGCCGCAAGAAGCTCCTGCTGTGCGGCGCCGTCGCCTTCGGCCTGGCCTCGGCGCTCACCGCGTACGCGCCCAGCGCGGAGATGCTGATCGCCGGCCGGGCGCTGCTCGGCATCGCCGGCGCCACCCTGATGCCGTCCACCCTGGCCCTGATCCGCAACCTGTTCACCGACGCCCGTGAACGCAGCCTGGCCATCGGCATCTGGGCCGCGGCGATCTCCGCCGGCGCGGCCTTCGGCCCGATCCTCGGCGGGTTCCTGCTGGAGCACTTCTGGTGGGGATCGGTGTTCCTGATCAACCTGCCGGTCATGGCCGTACTGGTTCCGGTCGGCATCAAACTGCTCCCCGAGTCCAAGGACCCGAACCCGGGGCCCTGGGATCTGTTCAGCGTCGTGCTGTCCATGGTGGGCATGATCGGCACGGTGTACGCGATCAAGGAGGCCGCCGCCCACGGACTGCGCGCCGACGTCGTCGTGGCGGCCCTGCTCGGAGTCGTCGGGCTGGTGCTGTTCGCCCGCCGTCAGCTGGCGCTCGAAGCCCCGCTGATCAATGTGCGGCTCTTCCGCAACCGGGGATTCTCCGGAGTCATCGGGGCCAACCTGCTGTCCGTTCTGGGGCTGTCCGGTCTGATCTACTTCCTGTCCCAGTTCTTCCAGCTCGTCCAGGGCCGCAGCCCCCTGGAAGCGGGTCTGGCGGGGCTCCCCGCCATGCTGGCGTCGATGCTCTCGGGGGTGGCGGCCGGCTGGTTCGCCCGTCGCACCTCGGCCCGAGCGGTCGTCAGCGGTGGTCTGGCCCTGATCGGGGTCGCCCTCGCGGTGCTGACGACCCTGGACCGCGACACCGGCTACCCCCTGCTGGGAACGTCCCTCTTCGTCCTCGGCGTGGGGCTGGGCCTCGCGTTCGCCGTCGCCAACGACGTCGTGCTCTCCAGCGTCCCCAAGGAGCAGGCGGGGGCCGCTTCGGCCGTGTCGGAGACCGCGTACGAGCTCGGCATGGCGCTCGGCATCGCGACGCTCGGCTCCATCGTCACCAGCGTCTACCAGGACTTCCGCGTTCCGCCGGGTACTCCCGACGCGGTGGCCGCGGGCGCCAGGGACTCCCTCGGTGCGGCCGCCGAGGCGGCCGCACCCCTGCCTCCCGAGCAGGCTCAGGCCCTGCTGACCGCCGCCCAGGACGCCTTCGTCGACGGTCTCCGGAGCGCCTCGGCCCTCGGCGCGGCCCTGCTGTTCGCCGCGGCCGCGGTGTCCTGGTTCCTGCTCAAGGGGACCTCGGTGAATCAGGGGAGTGAGCACTGA
- a CDS encoding NDP-hexose 2,3-dehydratase family protein, whose product MADRTRTRSLRPRADHGLPGRCHRSREHADEGVDLRTDEFHAWLAERSRAFSFRVDRIPFAELDGWSFAADTGNLTHRSGRFFTVEGLSVSTGDGRSAQWQQPIIRQPEVGILGILAKEFDGVLHFLMQAKMEPGNPGLVQLSPTVQATRSNYTKAHRGADVKYIDHFVRPGRGRVLADSLQSEHGAWFYRKANRNMIVETAEDVPLDEDFRWLTLGQIGRLLLRDNVVNMDARSVFACLPLPAEGNDALLPDAELRSWFTAERARHDVRADLLPLHRIADWSRGESAITHARGRYFRVVAVSVEAGNREVRGWTQPLFEPRGTGVTAFVTRRFDGVPHVLANAKVEGGFLDTVELAPTVQHTPLNYAHRTGPDRPPFLDLVREADDSRVRYEALHAEEGGRFLNAESRYLFVEADEEQAPRAAPAGHAWVTPGQLSSLVLHGHYVNVQARTLLAALATGAVAL is encoded by the coding sequence GTGGCTGACCGGACGCGCACCCGCTCCTTGCGCCCCCGCGCCGACCACGGACTGCCGGGCAGGTGCCACCGGTCCCGCGAACATGCCGACGAGGGCGTGGACCTGCGTACCGACGAGTTCCACGCGTGGCTGGCGGAACGGTCCCGGGCGTTCAGCTTCCGGGTCGACCGCATTCCCTTCGCCGAGCTCGACGGGTGGTCGTTCGCGGCGGACACGGGGAACCTGACCCACCGCAGCGGCAGGTTCTTCACGGTCGAAGGGCTGTCCGTCAGCACCGGCGACGGGCGGTCGGCCCAGTGGCAGCAGCCGATCATCCGTCAGCCCGAGGTCGGCATCCTGGGCATCCTGGCCAAGGAGTTCGACGGGGTGCTGCACTTCCTGATGCAGGCCAAGATGGAGCCGGGGAATCCCGGGCTCGTCCAGCTGTCCCCCACCGTGCAGGCAACCCGGAGCAACTACACGAAGGCCCACCGGGGCGCGGACGTGAAGTACATCGACCACTTCGTGCGCCCGGGGCGGGGCCGGGTGCTGGCCGACTCCCTCCAGTCCGAGCACGGTGCCTGGTTCTACCGCAAGGCGAACCGCAACATGATCGTCGAGACGGCCGAGGACGTGCCGCTCGACGAGGACTTCCGCTGGCTGACCCTCGGGCAGATCGGCCGGCTGCTGCTGCGCGACAACGTCGTGAACATGGACGCGCGGTCCGTGTTCGCCTGCCTCCCGCTGCCCGCCGAGGGGAACGACGCCCTGCTCCCGGATGCCGAGCTGCGGTCCTGGTTCACCGCCGAGCGGGCTCGGCACGACGTACGGGCCGACCTGCTGCCGCTGCACCGTATCGCCGACTGGTCCCGTGGCGAGTCGGCGATCACGCATGCGCGGGGCCGCTACTTCCGGGTGGTGGCCGTCTCGGTCGAAGCCGGCAACCGGGAGGTGAGGGGCTGGACCCAACCGTTGTTCGAGCCCCGCGGGACGGGCGTCACCGCGTTCGTCACCCGCCGGTTCGACGGGGTTCCGCACGTCCTGGCCAACGCCAAGGTGGAAGGGGGCTTCCTGGACACGGTGGAGCTCGCCCCGACGGTCCAGCACACCCCCCTCAACTACGCGCACCGCACCGGGCCCGACCGCCCTCCCTTCCTCGACCTCGTGCGGGAAGCGGACGATTCGCGCGTCCGCTACGAAGCCCTGCACGCGGAGGAGGGCGGCCGGTTCCTCAACGCGGAGAGTCGCTACCTGTTCGTCGAGGCCGACGAGGAGCAGGCTCCCCGGGCCGCGCCCGCCGGTCACGCCTGGGTGACCCCGGGCCAGCTCAGCTCGCTCGTGCTGCACGGCCACTACGTGAACGTGCAGGCGAGGACCCTTCTGGCTGCGCTGGCCACGGGAGCGGTGGCCCTGTGA
- a CDS encoding glucose-1-phosphate thymidylyltransferase yields MKALVLSGGSGTRLRPFSYSMPKQLIPVTNKPVLEYALENIRDLGVTEIAVIVGDWAPQISEALGDGSRFGVRITYLRQDRPLGLAHCVALARPFLGEDDFVMYLGDNMLPTGITDIGAEFRGSRPAAQLVVHKVADPRAFGVAELDADGRVVALEEKPEHPRSDLALIGVYFFTSAIHEAVAAIAPSARGELEITDAIQWLVGQGARVRASEYTGYWKDTGQADDVLDCNRRMLAEITPRVAGDVDANSEIIGPVVIEEGARVVRSRIVGPVIIGADTVIEDCHIGPDVSIDRDCVLRSTRLADSIVMREASIIRVPGLHGSLIGRCASIGPSDHGASHSRLVVGDHTRVEVAA; encoded by the coding sequence ATGAAGGCCCTGGTGTTGTCGGGCGGGTCGGGTACCCGCCTGCGCCCCTTCAGCTACTCGATGCCCAAGCAACTCATCCCGGTGACGAACAAGCCCGTCCTGGAGTACGCGCTGGAGAACATCCGCGACCTCGGGGTGACCGAGATCGCCGTCATCGTCGGCGACTGGGCTCCCCAGATATCCGAGGCGCTGGGCGACGGCTCGCGCTTCGGGGTGCGGATCACCTATCTGCGCCAGGACCGGCCGCTCGGCCTGGCGCACTGCGTCGCGCTGGCGCGGCCCTTCCTCGGGGAGGACGACTTCGTCATGTACCTCGGGGACAACATGCTGCCGACGGGCATCACCGATATCGGGGCCGAGTTCCGCGGCAGCCGCCCCGCGGCTCAGCTCGTCGTGCACAAGGTGGCCGATCCGCGGGCCTTCGGGGTCGCCGAGCTGGACGCGGACGGAAGGGTCGTCGCCCTGGAGGAGAAGCCGGAGCACCCCCGGAGCGACCTGGCCCTCATCGGCGTCTACTTCTTCACCTCCGCCATCCACGAGGCGGTGGCCGCCATCGCACCGAGCGCCCGCGGCGAGCTGGAGATCACGGACGCGATCCAGTGGCTGGTCGGCCAGGGCGCCCGGGTACGGGCCAGTGAGTACACCGGCTACTGGAAGGACACGGGCCAGGCGGACGACGTCCTGGACTGCAACAGGCGGATGCTCGCGGAGATCACACCCCGCGTGGCGGGGGACGTCGACGCGAACAGCGAGATCATCGGCCCCGTCGTGATCGAGGAGGGCGCCCGGGTGGTGCGTTCCCGCATCGTGGGCCCGGTCATCATCGGCGCGGACACCGTGATCGAGGACTGTCACATCGGTCCCGACGTCTCGATCGACCGGGACTGCGTGCTGCGGTCGACCCGACTGGCCGACTCCATCGTCATGCGTGAGGCGTCCATCATCCGGGTGCCCGGGCTGCACGGCTCGCTCATCGGCCGCTGCGCCAGCATCGGGCCGAGCGATCACGGGGCCTCCCATAGCCGGCTCGTGGTCGGCGACCACACCCGGGTGGAGGTGGCGGCGTGA
- a CDS encoding aspartate aminotransferase family protein, with protein MNSTETTDVKLAEPHLEQVLASAGIGVEYTRAERNTLYYRDEEGTEIPVLDLVGGFGSLILGHNHPDLVAHAKDLLDAGTPIHAQFSPHPHANRAALELNRIVHRETGTEEPYFAVFANSGAEAVEAALKHAEFDRGLRLAELRDELAAHRVAARAAVAAGENVAASAYAAAGVAPEAGFEGLIEAVERENARRLARSPLFLAPEGAFHGKLVGSVQLTHNEAFRLPFGSLAAQARFVPVDQPGVLGKIVREEGAVVLDVVTRDGEVGVVERPFPLFCAFLIEPIQGEGGIRVISEAFAQEVRTLCREIACPVVVDEIQSGMGRSGAFLASSLIGLRGDYYTLAKSLGGGIAKTSVTLIREGCYRQDFELVHSSTFAKDGFSSQIALRTLQLLEADDGRAYRTAREVGGKLLTMLEEVRSDFPDVIKDVRGKGLMLGVEFHDQVRAASPDLRAVAESGFLGYVIAGHLLNAHRIRVFPTGSSVNTLRIEPSIHLSDEEIEQLRTALRAVGSLLRDQDVQRLVGAG; from the coding sequence ATGAATTCCACCGAGACCACCGACGTCAAGCTGGCCGAACCTCACCTCGAACAGGTCCTCGCCTCGGCCGGGATCGGTGTCGAGTACACCCGCGCCGAACGGAACACCCTCTACTACCGCGACGAGGAGGGAACGGAGATCCCCGTCCTGGACCTCGTGGGCGGCTTCGGCTCGCTGATCCTCGGACACAACCACCCGGACCTCGTGGCCCACGCGAAGGACCTCCTCGACGCGGGCACCCCGATCCACGCGCAGTTCTCTCCGCACCCCCACGCGAACCGCGCCGCCCTCGAACTGAACCGGATCGTCCACCGTGAGACCGGCACGGAGGAGCCCTACTTCGCCGTGTTCGCCAACAGCGGTGCCGAGGCGGTCGAAGCAGCCCTCAAACACGCCGAGTTCGACCGCGGCCTCAGGCTGGCGGAACTCCGCGACGAGCTGGCGGCCCACCGCGTGGCCGCCCGTGCGGCCGTGGCCGCGGGGGAGAACGTGGCGGCCTCCGCCTACGCCGCCGCCGGGGTCGCGCCCGAAGCCGGATTCGAGGGCCTGATCGAGGCGGTGGAGCGCGAGAACGCCCGCCGGCTCGCCCGCTCCCCGCTGTTCCTGGCGCCGGAAGGGGCTTTCCACGGGAAGCTCGTGGGCAGTGTGCAGCTCACCCACAACGAGGCGTTCCGCCTCCCCTTCGGATCGCTGGCCGCCCAGGCCCGCTTCGTCCCCGTCGACCAGCCCGGAGTCCTCGGCAAGATCGTGCGCGAGGAAGGCGCGGTGGTCCTCGACGTCGTGACCCGGGACGGGGAGGTGGGAGTGGTCGAGCGACCCTTCCCCCTGTTCTGCGCCTTCCTCATCGAACCCATCCAGGGGGAAGGCGGCATCAGGGTGATCAGCGAGGCGTTCGCCCAGGAGGTCCGGACGCTCTGCCGGGAGATCGCGTGCCCCGTCGTCGTCGACGAGATCCAGAGTGGCATGGGCCGCTCGGGCGCCTTCCTCGCCAGCTCCCTCATCGGCCTGCGCGGCGACTACTACACGCTGGCGAAGAGCCTGGGCGGCGGCATCGCCAAGACCTCGGTGACGCTGATCAGGGAGGGGTGCTACCGGCAGGACTTCGAGCTGGTCCACAGCTCGACGTTCGCCAAGGACGGCTTCTCCAGCCAGATCGCGCTCCGGACCCTCCAGCTCCTCGAGGCCGACGACGGCCGGGCCTACCGGACCGCCCGGGAAGTGGGCGGGAAGCTGCTCACGATGCTGGAAGAGGTCCGGTCCGACTTCCCCGACGTGATCAAGGACGTACGGGGGAAGGGGCTCATGCTCGGCGTGGAGTTCCACGACCAGGTGCGGGCGGCCTCGCCGGACCTGCGGGCCGTCGCGGAGTCGGGCTTCCTGGGCTATGTGATCGCCGGCCACCTGCTGAACGCCCACCGGATCCGGGTGTTCCCCACCGGCAGCTCGGTCAACACGTTGCGCATCGAACCCTCGATCCATCTCTCCGACGAGGAGATCGAGCAGTTGCGGACGGCCCTGCGGGCTGTCGGCTCCCTCCTTCGGGACCAGGACGTCCAGCGCCTCGTCGGAGCCGGGTGA
- the rfbB gene encoding dTDP-glucose 4,6-dehydratase, which produces MRILVTGGAGFIGSHYVRSLLAGRYPGYEQAHVTVLDKLTYAGNKENIPLGHPRLELVVGDVCDRELLLGLLPGHTAVVHFAAESHVDRSLASASAFIRTNVQGTQVLLEACLATGVERVVHVSTDEVYGTIESGSWTEDWPLLPNSPYAASKAASDLIARAFWRSHGLDLSITRCSNNFGPHQHPEKLIPLFVTNLLEGERVPLYGDGLNVREWVHVDDHSRAIQLVLTRGRPGEVYNVGGGNEQTNLAVTELLLELVGADRSRIVHVPDRKGHDPRYSLDETKIREELGYAPETDFAQGLADTVAWYRDNVHWWKASKELSRG; this is translated from the coding sequence GTGAGGATCCTGGTCACCGGCGGCGCCGGATTCATCGGTTCGCACTACGTCCGCTCGCTGCTCGCCGGGCGCTATCCCGGCTACGAGCAGGCGCACGTCACCGTTCTCGACAAGCTGACCTACGCCGGCAACAAGGAGAACATCCCCCTCGGCCACCCCCGGCTCGAACTCGTGGTGGGAGACGTCTGCGACCGCGAGCTGCTGCTCGGTCTCCTGCCCGGGCACACGGCGGTCGTCCACTTCGCCGCCGAGTCCCATGTGGACCGGTCCCTGGCCTCGGCCTCCGCGTTCATCCGGACCAACGTCCAGGGGACCCAGGTCCTGTTGGAGGCCTGTCTGGCCACGGGCGTGGAGCGCGTGGTGCACGTCTCGACGGACGAGGTGTACGGAACCATCGAGTCGGGTTCCTGGACGGAGGACTGGCCGCTTTTACCCAACTCCCCCTACGCGGCGTCCAAGGCGGCGTCCGACCTCATCGCACGGGCCTTCTGGCGCTCGCACGGACTGGATCTGTCGATCACCCGCTGCTCCAACAACTTCGGCCCCCACCAGCACCCCGAGAAGCTCATCCCGCTGTTCGTCACCAATCTGCTGGAGGGCGAGCGGGTCCCGTTGTACGGAGACGGACTCAACGTCCGCGAATGGGTGCACGTCGACGACCACTCCCGGGCGATCCAGCTGGTGCTCACCCGGGGCCGGCCGGGAGAGGTCTACAACGTGGGAGGAGGCAACGAGCAGACGAACCTCGCCGTGACCGAGCTCCTGCTCGAACTCGTCGGAGCGGACCGGTCCCGGATCGTCCATGTCCCGGACCGCAAGGGACACGACCCACGCTACTCGCTCGACGAGACCAAGATCCGTGAGGAACTGGGGTACGCCCCCGAGACCGACTTCGCACAGGGCCTCGCCGACACGGTCGCCTGGTACCGCGACAACGTGCACTGGTGGAAGGCGTCCAAGGAGCTGAGCCGTGGCTGA
- a CDS encoding DegT/DnrJ/EryC1/StrS family aminotransferase has protein sequence MINVFQPSLGAEELSAVSDVFESNWLGRGPRTKEFEAQFAEHLGVDPEHVLFINAATAGLFLATELLGYGPGDEVVLPSASFVSAANAVAATGARPVFCDVDAHTLNPSAAQVERALTPRTKAVLLLHYAGRPGDVAAVARLCRERGVRLIEDAACAVSSAVDGVRCGTFGDVGIWSFDAMKTLVTGDGGMIYVRDAELARKARRLAYYGLEQASGFAAAKVSDRWWDLDVHEFGRRIIGNDLTAAIGSVQLRKLPAFVERRREITAEYDRRLAGLDGVRLPPPLPAGHTSSYYFYWVQLDPSVRDQVAADLLAGGVYTTFRYPPLHRVPAYGAVGTELPGAEAAADSTLLLPLHQGLTEEDVRTVAQTFRAAVGNRLLATRP, from the coding sequence ATGATCAACGTGTTCCAGCCCAGCCTGGGGGCCGAGGAACTCAGCGCCGTTTCGGACGTGTTCGAGAGCAACTGGCTGGGGCGCGGGCCCAGGACCAAGGAGTTCGAGGCGCAGTTCGCCGAGCACCTGGGTGTGGACCCCGAGCACGTCCTGTTCATCAACGCGGCCACCGCCGGCCTGTTCCTGGCGACCGAACTCCTCGGGTACGGTCCGGGCGACGAGGTCGTCCTGCCCTCGGCGAGCTTCGTGTCGGCGGCCAACGCCGTCGCGGCCACCGGGGCCCGGCCCGTCTTCTGCGACGTCGACGCCCATACGCTCAACCCCAGCGCCGCGCAGGTGGAACGGGCACTGACCCCTCGTACGAAAGCCGTGCTCCTCCTGCACTACGCGGGTCGCCCGGGTGACGTGGCGGCCGTCGCTCGGCTCTGCCGCGAGCGCGGGGTGCGACTGATCGAGGACGCGGCGTGCGCCGTCTCCTCGGCGGTGGACGGCGTCAGGTGCGGGACGTTCGGCGATGTGGGCATCTGGAGCTTCGACGCCATGAAGACCCTGGTGACCGGTGACGGCGGGATGATCTACGTCCGCGACGCCGAACTCGCCCGCAAGGCGCGCAGACTCGCCTACTACGGCCTGGAGCAGGCCAGCGGATTCGCCGCGGCCAAGGTGTCCGACCGCTGGTGGGACCTGGACGTGCACGAGTTCGGGCGCCGGATCATCGGGAACGACCTCACCGCGGCGATCGGCAGCGTGCAGTTGCGCAAGCTCCCCGCGTTCGTCGAGCGGCGCCGCGAGATCACCGCGGAGTACGACCGGCGGCTCGCGGGGCTCGACGGCGTACGGCTGCCCCCACCGCTGCCGGCGGGGCACACCTCCTCGTACTACTTCTACTGGGTCCAGCTCGATCCCTCGGTCCGGGACCAGGTCGCCGCGGACCTGCTGGCAGGGGGCGTGTACACCACCTTCCGGTATCCGCCGCTGCACCGGGTGCCCGCCTACGGCGCGGTCGGCACCGAGCTGCCGGGGGCCGAGGCCGCGGCCGATTCCACTCTGCTGCTGCCCCTGCACCAGGGCCTGACGGAGGAGGACGTACGGACCGTGGCTCAGACCTTCCGCGCGGCTGTCGGGAACCGGCTCCTCGCCACCCGCCCCTGA